A genomic region of Venturia canescens isolate UGA chromosome 7, ASM1945775v1, whole genome shotgun sequence contains the following coding sequences:
- the sev gene encoding proto-oncogene tyrosine-protein kinase ROS isoform X4: MLATRLCFVTTLFGLAGSVAALLPEDLEERGHRSGNLQGECSSRCPDLDLNQNRTDDASSEVGCGVRCKIDQCTKGCAAWQQALETSCQAVCNVTQELLPPKELYCVLGCHDALNRYFQQLKAEIGVPPAPALVADSLTATSLRLEWTGIDIEKRHAGGVSYLVQWRYEELAETWQYCRNQSWGQDDQILVENLQPYTKYRFRVAILLKSTQHNPEPIVSAPSVVILTLAAGRPTSAPDIPASENTDHYMFQNLVPNKNYTISVSMRNAEGAGPPAVIYITTPPEPAVKDMQQPILILGGEHVVTKQGADMLDEPRVVCRTAGSIRGVAIHVASAQLFFSDSMGFVYRTSIMESSEPTVVLSSSQVNFKPLSLSVDWLNMHLYVLGEVKHATTVWQIARCNFDGKGLTVAMAGFLTRPSHIEVDPYNGYLFWVTRGGLYRLDLADISNGIKHEVQPYLILEDAHLGAFTVDHTNFRLLVPDHTKNTVISVSLDGREILDLRANTQQPKFKNVVSLAMANGLFYWTNGEEVLTEGYHPGQNRYFHNAYPDRSDVSFVSVNVLMDASQPVPVPVNPPTGVQAVLGAERAKVSWQAPHLLGGQGKGAWQNWSYELEIKDESSGDVIRQTAIAGSSHTVHNLREKSEYTIKAAAYTSAGRGPWSTEFHGRTLKDGSHASILWSANEGLLRSDVTGENVETLIYKGSLRDSESEYYIVDVSWYQDTLYIVGNNSALYRYNMTEHSKTRLNINSVGSVAVDWISKKLYWANPKQQIITRANLNGSQQEPMSILAIVKELMIDAQAAYLYWSTGHAVEVARLNGQDRRYYHSDEIFNGKQVMGLTLDTENRYVYWIVRSYESGSIVYRAPTSERIPMSQKIVPEKVSSLQHPNMQGPLCYFSEHLLWLQDDRNTVIGDLTGQNTAVINGISLIGLHMVAIMDPALHRYPENLTADTIAVLPNAVKVDSIRVEGTWRNFNVSWDPVTNTNYGTVFYEVKFADYINTNSNPEITTETSMPYNNSDQILPYSILEVTIKAFTYWGTSGHSRTMLTSPQSVPSQPTNVRIFVEHNREPLGEENDLFVTFRWDLPQFVNGLIQGYELKCWSMMNGVEIQICNDVKVGAEVEEYSVHQLKPNTTYYLKVRAFTKVGAGPYTDVVNVSTDYENPVPQLLVATTDAVRMIDLDRRSNETITRHIVGEVRYLAVENKLFWINEMQEVVTSDMKGKNATKILSLNGTSSGLCLDWVSRSLYWSESTSRKNGASRIVKLDITAWEAGTLIYEQIITRTRSIVNLEVSPLTGELFWIELTEADRGMIMHSDLNGENVKIFFNHDEDCSCSYRPSLKPTMTIDSTDPKSPFVYWISLEGNLNIASIDGCECDVVLTPSYDRGLPPVSLTVDKMNVYWSSATGDGIYYANKLTPNDEDVRTFYLGNLRSIRATGKSLQPYPMSDCLIPHQVDYNCEEIGKTATSITIRLPMPEANYDCENYNLPSTLYTVYVSQCLENDPNKCNNNDKIQLRTYRREMLVKNLKPFTKYRFKLALSNYYSDAESLSLEFGPGVVLRTAAGAPTTPENVTVRALTPYLAAVNWLPPKQLNAAAVRYEVHWRSVRLVDGVRQKGEQFIKNAEIPTNGQFTAMLQPLLPGQDYLVYVRAYPAHFNDTYSESSEKIVTMYPEPANLTVTGVTVNALNVSWIPNPNLTVSYVLEYRSARLDKWQIANDRFLNANKVDFRIKGLLSKTFYTFRLVLRYPNYHQNFVWPTDSRFNFETLGDVPSPPGTPGVTKLRNSVYQLNWEPALAHGSQITLYRLEGKIIDDTIDDYEKNETKGWNVYYNGTDNYWIIMGEMNQKYKFRVRARNAYGFGDWSKPSPLVDLTDTTGTSLAGQQHLGLVLGLSVPVIAIMLLCFCYFLCAVYKQRKEGKKAVLPPIMPDLELATLREIPRGNFVQSNALYAPSLQHDHDDSMLPKIRREHITLAKFLGSGAFGEVFQGNAKDLEGPGITPVAIKTLRKGASAQEKTEFLQEAQLMSHFRHKHVLRLLGVCLDTDPPLLVLELMEAGDLLSYLRASRSLPPTDSRALLLQDLLAMCEDVARGCRYLEELHFVHRDLACRNCLVSARDRENRVVKIGDFGLARDIYKNDYYRKEGEGLLPVRWMAPESLVDGVFTSQSDVWAFGVLMWEITSLGQQPYPARTNLEVLHHVRAGGRLSKPLNCPPLLHQLMLRCWSTADTRPSFKLCLEHIISLRANTEDAALSPVHAGHYLTRRGVSNMAYFADENQNHNNSGNSWKSSSSDGSRDMQPLFQDSAAALLRSTNVPKYLEVLADNVSTENHAGEYEIPRSIHMSEEVIVDADQSVSLPEDETRKSMEPEIESETKVAFENVGEDRKNSLQERLSVTSLNISEGKKEALDNIEERNKTLDGMRVGKTSGNTIGKESSLLPLNERRKFGNSTIARRTLDNGSETSLEGMSSIGSSIGSLASTRPSSSLINSQQSLSLKNSNPTVSNGDTVNNDANVTKVPKLQVNHATLQNNRANIPLVINRVLLNLLGPSQTIEDGGNEIATYTNLNTTDVARVN, from the exons CCGAAATCGGGGTACCACCGGCCCCGGCTCTGGTCGCCGATTCCCTGACGGCGACGTCCCTTCGTCTGGAGTGGACAGGAATCGATATCGAGAAGAGGCACGCCGGTGGGGTGTCGTACCTGGTGCAATGGAGATACGAGGAACTCGCCGAGACGTGGCAGTACTGTCGGAACCAGTCGTGGGGCCAGGACGACCAAATACTGGTCGAAAATTTGCAACCGTACACAAAGTACCGA TTTCGAGTGGCGATACTGTTGAAATCAACGCAACACAACCCCGAACCAATAGTGTCAGCGCCAAGCGTTGTTATTCTGACATTAGCAGCGGGGCGGCCAACGTCAGCACCG GATATTCCAGCATCGGAAAACACCGATCATTAtatgtttcaaaatttggtaCCGAACAAAAACTACACGATAAGCGTCTCGATGAGAAACGCTGAGGGGGCTGGACCACCAGCCGTCATCTACATAACTACACCTCCTGAACCTGCTG TAAAGGACATGCAACAGCCGATTTTGATATTGGGTGGCGAGCACGTGGTAACGAAGCAAGGAGCAGACATGTTGGATGAGCCACGAGTGGTTTGTCGAACAGCGGGTTCGATTCGCGGAGTAGCGATCCACGTGGCATCGGCGCagctttttttctccgattcaATGGGTTTCGTGTATCGCACCTCGATAATGGAATCGTCGGAGCCAACGGTCGTGTTGAGCTCGAGTCAAGTGAATTTCAAGCCCCTCAGCTTGTCCGTCGATTGGTTGAACATGCATTTGTACGTGTTGGGCGAAGTGAAACACGCGACGACCGTCTGGCAAATAGCGCGTTGTAACTTCGACGGAAAAGGCTTGACGGTCGCTATGGCAGGTTTCCTAACGAGACCGTCACATATCGAGGTCGATCCTTACAACGGTTATCTCTTCTGGGTCACCCGGGGCGGACTGTACAGGCTCGATCTGGCTGACATAAGTAACGGCATCAAACACGAAGTCCAACCGTATCTCATACTCGAAGATGCACATTTGGGTGCGTTCACCGTCGATCATACCAACTTCCGCCTACTCGTACCTGACCACACGAAAAATACTGTCATTTCGGTCTCCCTCGATGGCCGCGAAATCCTTGATCTTCGCGCCAACACGCAACAACCGAAATTCAAAAATGTCGTGTCCCTCGCCATGGCTAATGGGTTGTTCTACTGGACCAACGGAGAAGAAGTTCTCACCGAGGGTTACCATCCGGgacaaaatcgatattttcacAACGCTTATCCTGATCG ATCGGACGTTTCGTTCGTCAGTGTGAACGTGCTGATGGACGCGAGTCAGCCAGTTCCGGTTCCGGTGAACCCACCGACCGGTGTTCAGGCTGTGTTGGGGGCCGAAAGAGCCAAAGTATCTTGGCAAGCACCGCACTTGTTGGGCGGCCAAGGCAAAGGAGCCTGGCAGAATTGGTCCTACGAACTCGAGATTAAGGACGAATCCAGCGGCGATGTTATCCGTCAAACTGCGATCGCTGGATCCTCCCATACCGTTCATAATTTACGCGAAAAGTCCGAGTACACGATCAAAGCTGCGGCTTATACGAGCGCCGGCAGAGGACCTTGGTCGACGGAATTCCACGGACGAACTTTGAA GGATGGTTCACACGCCTCGATACTGTGGTCAGCTAACGAAGGATTGTTGAGGAGTGACGTAACCGGCGAAAATGTTGAGACTCTGATTTACAAAGGAAGCCTCCGAGATTCCGAGAGCGAATATTACATCGTCGATGTCAGTTGGTATCAGGATACTCTTTATATCGTCGGTAATAATTCAGCGTTGTACAGATACAACATGACGGAGCATAGCAAAACGAGATTGAACATTAATTCGGTCGGGAGCGTCGCCGTTGATTGGATATCGAAGAAACTTTACTGGGCCAATCCTAAGCAACAAATA ATAACGAGAGCGAATTTGAACGGATCGCAGCAggaaccaatgtcgatattagCCATCGTCAAAGAATTGATGATCGACGCCCAAGCCGCGTATTTGTACTGGTCGACCGGGCACGCTGTCGAAGTTGCTCGGCTGAATGGCCAAGACAGAAGATATTATCATtccgatgaaattttcaatggcAAACAAGTGATGGGTCTGACGTTGGACACCGAGAATCGATACGTTTACTGGATCGTGCGGAGCTACGAGAGTGGATCGATCGTTTATCGGGCTCCGACTTCTGAGAGGATACCGATGAGCCAAAAAATCGTACCGGAAAAG GTCTCATCGCTCCAGCACCCAAATATGCAAGGCCCTTTGTGCTACTTTTCCGAGCACCTTTTGTGGCTGCAGGACGATCGGAACACGGTCATCGGCGATTTGACTGGTCAAAATACAGCCGTAATCAACGGCATTTCGTTAATCGGTTTGCATATGGTCGCCATAATGGATCCGGCGTTGCACCGGTATCCGGAAAATTTGACAGCGGATACGATAGCCGTTTTGCCGAATGCGGTTAAAGTCGACAGCATAAGAGTCGAGGGAACTTGGCGCAACTTCAACGTCTCGTGGGATCCCGTAACCAATACCAATTATGGGACTGTTTTTTACGAGGTCAAGTTCGCCGATTATATCAACACCAATTCAAACCCTGAAATAACCACGGAAACGTCAATGCCCTACAACAATTCCGACCAAATCTTGCCCTACTCGATCCTCGAAGTCACCATCAAAGCTTTTACCTATTGGGGCACTTCTGGCCACTCTCGAACCATGCTGACCTCACCACAAAGCGTGCCCAGTCAACCAACGAACGTTAGAATCTTTGTCGAACACAATCGAGAACCTTTGGGCGAAGAAAATGATTTGTTCGTCACATTCAG ATGGGACTTGCCACAGTTCGTGAATGGCTTGATCCAAGGCTACGAGTTGAAGTGTTGGTCAATGATGAACGGTGTCGAGATCCAGATCTGCAACGACGTTAAGGTTGGTGCGGAAGTCGAGGAGTATTCGGTGCATCAGTTGAAGCCGAATACGACGTATTACTTGAAAGTTCGTGCATTCACAAAAGTCGGTGCTGGACCATACACGGATGTGGTGAACGTTTCGACCGATTACGAGAATCCGGTGCCGCAGTTGTTGGTCGCTACGACAGACGCTGTGAGGATGATCGACCTCGATCGGCGCTCGAACGAGACAATAACACGACACATCGTCGGCGAAGTCAGATATCTCGCGGTTGAGAACAAATTATTTTGGATCAACGAGATGCAGGAAGTCGTGACTTCCgatatgaaaggaaaaaacgcCACGAAAATACTGTCGCTCAATGGCACGAGCTCGGGGTTATGCCTCGATTGGGTTTCCAGGAGTCTCTATTGGAGCGAATCGACGTCGAGAAAAAACGGGGCCAGTCGCATCGTCAAACTTGACATCACGGCTTGGGAAGCTGGCACACTCATCTACGAACAAATCATCACGCGGACGAGGAGCATCGTTAATCTCGAAGTATCTCCGTTGACCGG GGAGCTATTTTGGATCGAGTTAACGGAGGCTGACCGCGGAATGATAATGCATTCGGACCTGAACGGTGAgaatgtgaaaatatttttcaaccacGACGAGGATTGTTCGTGCTCGTACCGGCCGTCGTTGAAGCCGACGATGACGATCGACAGCACAGATCCGAAGAGTCCGTTTGTGTACTGGATATCGTTGGAGGGAAATTTGAACATAGCGAGTATCGACGGTTGCGAGTGCGACGTGGTTCTGACGCCGAGTTACGACCGCGGCTTGCCTCCGGTGTCGTTGACCGTGGACAAGATGAACGTTTATTGGTCGAGCGCGACCGGGGACGGGATTTACTACGCGAACAAATTGACGCCGAACGACGAAGACGTGAGAACGTTTTACCTCGGTAACCTGCGGAGCATACGGGCAACGGGCAAGTCCCTGCAGCCTTACCCAATGTCAGACTGCTTGATCCCGCATCAGGTTGACTACAATTGCGAAGAAATCGGTAAAACCGCTACGAGCATAACGATCAGACTGCCGATGCCGGAGGCGAATTACGATTGTGAAAATTACAATTTGCCGAGTACACTGTACACGGTTTACGTGTCGCAGTGTCTCGAAAACGATCCGAACAAATGCAACAACAACGACAAGATTCAGCTGCGAACGTACCGGAGAGAAATGCTCGtgaaaaatctcaaaccattcaCGAAGTACCGATTTAAACTGGCCCTCAGCAACTATTACAGCGACGCGGAATCTCTGAGCCTCGAATTCGGACCCGGAGTTGTGCTCAGAACAGCAGCCGGCGCTCCGACCACACCGGAAAACGTTACCGTTCGAGCTCTCACGCCTTATTTAGCTGCCGTCAACTGGTTACCACCGAAACAGTTGAACGCAGCTGCTGTACGTTACGAAGTACATTGGCGCTCCGTCCGCCTCGTTGACGGCGTCCGACAGAAGGGCGAACAGTTCATCAAGAACGCCGAAATACCTACCAACGGGCAATTCACCGCGATGCTTCAGCCCCTTTTACCCGGACAGGATTATCTCGTATACGTCCGAGCTTATCCGGCCCATTTCAATGACACTTACAGCGAAAGCAGTGAAAAAATAGTCACCATGTACCCCGAACCTGCCAATCTCACTGTCACCGGCGTCACCGTAAATGCCTTGAATGTTTCGTGGATACCCAATCCGAATTTGACGGTCAGCTACGTCCTCGAGTATCGCAGTGCCCGATTGGATAAATGGCAAATCGCTAACGATCGCTTCCTCAATGCCAACAAAGTTGACTTCCGCATCAAAGGACTCTTGTCCAAAACTTTTTATACTTTTCGATTGGTACTTCGGTATCCGAATTATCATCAAAATTTCGTATGGCCCACCGATTCGAGATTCAATTTTGAGACGCTGG gCGACGTTCCAAGTCCACCAGGAACACCGGGTGTCACGAAGCTCCGAAACTCCGTTTACCAATTGAATTGGGAGCCGGCACTTGCCCACGGTTCTCAAATAACATTGTACAGGCTGGAGGGTAAAATAATTGACGATACGATCGACGATTATGAAAAGAACGAGACCAAAGGCTGGAACGTTTATTACAACGGTACCGACAACTACTGGATTATAATGGGCGAAATGaatcaaaaatacaaattccgTGTTCGGGCTAGAAACGCTTACGGTTTTGGTGATTGGAGTAAGCCAAGTCCGTTGGTCGATCTCACTGATACGACTGGAACTTCATTGGCTGGTCAACAACACCTCGGATTAGTACTCGGCCTGAGTGTTCCTGTCATCGCCATAATGTTGTTGTGCTTCTGTTATTTTCTTTGCG CAGTTTACAAGCAGCGTAAAGAGGGCAAAAAGGCGGTATTGCCACCCATTATGCCGGATCTGGAATTAGCAACGCTCCGAGAAATTCCAAGGGGTAATTTCGTGCAATCGAATGCTCTTTACGCTCCCTCGTTGCAGCACGATCACGACGACTCGATGTTGCCAAAGATTCGAAGGGAGCACATAACTTTGGCGAAATTTTTAGGCAGCGGGGCTTTCGGCGAG GTATTTCAAGGGAACGCCAAAGATCTCGAGGGCCCAGGAATAACGCCCGTAGCGATAAAGACCCTTCGAAAAGGTGCCTCGGCCCAGGAGAAAACGGAATTCCTTCAAGAAGCTCAATTGATGAGTCACTTTCGTCACAAGCACGTTCTAAGATTGTTGGGTGTTTGTCTCGACACGGATCCACCTTTGTTGGTTCTCGAGCTGATGGAAGCCGGAGATTTGTTGAGTTATCTCAGAGCAAGTCGCTCGCTGCCACCGACCGATTCTCGTGCACTTTTGCTCCAGGATTTATTAGCGATGTGCGAAGACGTCGCCCGTGGCTGTCGCTACCTCGAGGAGCTCCACTTCGTTCACCGTGACTTGGCCTGTCGAAATTGTCTCGTTTCGGCCAGAGATCGCGAAAATCGAGTCGTCAAAATTGGCGATTTTGGCCTCGCTCGAGatatttacaaaaatgatTATTACCGAAAG GAGGGTGAAGGATTATTACCGGTTCGATGGATGGCACCGGAATCCCTAGTGGACGGTGTCTTCACGTCGCAGAGTGATGTGTGGGCGTTCGGCGTTTTGATGTGGGAAATAACGTCCCTCGGCCAGCAGCCTTATCCTGCAAGAACGAATCTCGAAGTTCTTCATCACGTTCGAGCGGGCGGTAGATTATCGAAACCCCTGAATTGCCCTCCTCTTCTACATCAGCTGATGCTGAGGTGTTGGAGCACAGCTGATACGAGACCGAGCTTTAAACTGTGCCTCGAGCATATTATATCGTTACGAGCCAACACGGAAGATGCTGCACTCAGTCCTGTCCACGCCGGTCATTATCTCACGAGACGCG GCGTCTCTAACATGGCTTACTTTGCTGACGAGAATCAAAATCATAACAATTCAG GAAATTCATGGAAATCGAGTAGCTCCGATGGAAGTCGCGACATGCAGCCTCTGTTTCAAGACAGTGCGGCAGCGTTGCTGCGCTCAACCAACGTGCCAAAGTACCTCGAGGTGTTGGCCGACAACGTATCGACCGAGAATCACGCGGGCGAGTACGAGATACCGAGATCGATACACATGAGCGAGGAGGTAATTGTGGATGCCGATCAGAGTGTATCGCTGCCGGAGGATGAGACGAGGAAATCGATGGAGCCTGAAATCGAATCGGAGACGAAAGTTGCCTTTGAAAATGTTGGCGAGGACAGAAAAAACTCGTTGCAAGAAAGACTCTCGGTTACGAGTTTGAACATTTCGGAGGGCAAGAAAGAAGCTTTGGACAACATTGAGGAAAGGAATAAGACGTTGGATGGTATGCGAGTCGGAAAAACGAGCGGCAATACGATTGGCAAAGAGTCTTCGTTGCTGCCGTTGAACGAGAGACGGAAATTTGGCAACTCGACGATCGCGAGGAGAACTTTGGACAACGGATCGGAAACGAGCCTCGAGGGAATGAGTTCCATCGGCTCATCGATCGGCTCGTTGGCTTCCACTCGACCGAGTTCCTCGTTGATTAATTCCCAACAGAGTCTGAGCCTGAAAAATAGCAACCCAACCGTGTCGAATGGTGACACCGTTAACAACGATGCCAACGTCACTAAAGTACCAAAACTGCAGGTCAATCATgccactttacaaaataatcgaGCCAATATCCCCTTGGTTATAAATCGTGTTCTGCTGAATTTATTAGGACCGTCCCAAACAATCGAAGATGGTGGTAATGAGATCGCGACATACACGAATCTCAACACCACCGACGTCGCTAGAGTGAACTGA